One segment of Erigeron canadensis isolate Cc75 chromosome 2, C_canadensis_v1, whole genome shotgun sequence DNA contains the following:
- the LOC122589743 gene encoding glycerol-3-phosphate acyltransferase RAM2-like, translated as MAGHLKNTEYPHEFPAITKCETYGRENQTVVSDLDGTLLRGRSSFPYFALVAFEVGGILRLLFLLLLSPIAGILYYFLSESAGIRVLIFATFAGLKVCDIESVARAVLPKFYASDLHPETWRVFSACGKRYVLTANPSVMVEPFLKEYLGADSVLGTEICTWRGRATGLVKRPGVLVGSNKADALLKAFENESLPELALGDRKTDYPYMQLCKEAYIVPAATKDLQAVTVDKLPKPVVFHDGRLVHKLTPFTALITILWIPVGFLLACLRILAGCLLPMSLVYYAFWALGVRVYIKGTPPPPAKKSTGQTGVLFICSHRSLLDPIFLSTALGRPIPAVTYSLSRLSEIISPIKTVRLSRDRTTDANMIKKLLEEGDLVICPEGTTCREPFLLRFSALFAELTDELAPVAMSNKMSMFHGTTARGWKGMDPFYFFMNPSPAYEVNFLNKLPYELTCANGKSSHDVANYIQRMIASTLSYECTNFTRKDKYKMLAGNDGTVGTGKPKVV; from the exons ATGGCCGGTCATCTAAAGAATACCGAATATCCACATGAATTCCCGGCCATCACGAAATGCGAAACGTATGGCCGGGAAAACCAAACTGTGGTATCCGACCTAGACGGAACGTTACTACGGGGACGTAGTTCATTCCCTTATTTTGCCCTCGTCGCATTTGAAGTTGGAGGAATATTAAGACTCCTTTTTTTACTCCTATTATCTCCAATAGCCGGGATTCTATATTACTTCCTTTCCGAGTCAGCTGGTATTCGTGTTTTAATATTCGCGACTTTTGCGGGATTAAAAGTTTGTGATATCGAATCCGTGGCACGAGCCGTGTTGCCAAAGTTCTACGCGAGTGACTTGCACCCCGAGACGTGGCGCGTGTTCTCAGCTTGTGGGAAGCGGTATGTGCTTACCGCGAACCCGAGTGTGATGGTGGAACCGTTTTTGAAAGAGTATTTGGGTGCGGACTCGGTTTTGGGTACCGAGATTTGTACTTGGAGAGGACGGGCTACCGGGCTTGTAAAGCGGCCCGGAGTGCTTGTAGGAAGTAACAAGGCTGATGCGCTTTTGAAGGCTTTTGAAAATGAATCTTTACCCGAGTTGGCTCTTGGTGACCGGAAAACCGACTATCCATACATGCAATTATGCAAG GAAGCTTACATAGTACCAGCTGCAACCAAAGACCTTCAAGCAGTAACCGTAGACAAGCTACCGAAACCGGTGGTGTTCCACGACGGCCGGCTAGTCCACAAACTAACCCCGTTCACCGCCTTGATCACGATCCTTTGGATCCCGGTCGGGTTTCTTCTTGCATGCCTACGTATCTTAGCCGGTTGCCTTCTTCCAATGTCTTTAGTATACTACGCCTTTTGGGCACTCGGTGTACGTGTCTATATCAAAGGAACACCACCCCCGCCAGCCAAAAAGTCAACCGGTCAAACCGGGGTTCTTTTCATTTGTTCCCATAGATCTCTACTTGACCCCATCTTTCTCTCGACCGCCCTTGGTCGTCCTATCCCTGCGGTCACCTATTCGTTATCAAGACTTTCGGAGATCATCTCCCCTATCAAAACAGTTAGACTCAGTAGAGACCGAACCACGGATGCTAACATGATCAAGAAGCTTCTAGAAGAAGGTGATTTGGTTATATGCCCAGAAGGAACCACATGTAGAGAACCTTTTTTGCTAAGGTTTTCGGCTTTGTTTGCTGAGCTTACCGACGAATTGGCTCCGGTCGCGATGTCAAATAAGATGAGTATGTTTCATGGGACAACTGCAAGAGGGTGGAAAGGAATGGAccctttttatttctttatgaaCCCTAGTCCGGCTTACGAAGTTAACTTCTTGAACAAGTTACCTTATGAATTAACTTGTGCAAATGGGAAATCAAGTCATGATGTCGCGAACTATATTCAACGGATGATCGCGTCAACTTTGTCATACGAATGCACGAATTTTACGAGGAAGGATAAGTATAAGATGTTGGCAGGAAATGATGGCACGGTTggaaccggaaaaccgaaagTTGTATGA